CGCGTGGCCACCCTTCGCCGCGGCCCATAGCGCGCCCAGCGGATCCGGATCCCAGAAGTCGCTGCGCTTCAAGTTGAAGAGCAATTCGACAATCCGCTCCGGCGACATGCCCGCGCCCGCGAGCGCCGCGACCAGGCCGCCGGCACTCGAGCCCGCGTACGCCGCCGGCGAGAGGCCGAGCTCCCGCAGGCCCGCGTAGAAGCCGGCGTGGCCGTAGAAGCCGAAGAACCCGGCCGACATCACCAGGCCGAACCGCTTTCCCTCGAGGAACTCGCGCAAGGACGCCATGTCGCTTCGATCGCAGACGCCGCCGCGCGGGTCAAATCGATTCGCGCGAGGGCAGGATGAGCGCCGAGTCGCCGAACTCGTGACCCAGGTAGCCCTCGCGCTCGGCGTGCGCGTGCGCGTCACGCAGGAGCGCGCCCGGCGCGAACGCGTGCAGCAGCGCGAAGTGGCTCGCGGTGGGCTCGTGCATGCCGGTGAAGAGCCCGTGCACGACGCGCGGCACGAAGCCGGGCCCGATGCGCAGGCTGGTCTCGCCCGCGCCAGCCAGCACGCGTCCGCGCTCGGTGGCGCAACCTTCGAGCGCGCGGACCACCGTCGTCCCCACGGCCATCACGCGCGCACCGCGCTGCTCGGCGGCCTCGAGCTCGAACAAGGTCTCCTCGGGAATCTCGTAGCGCTCGCGCAACGGCAGCGCTGCATCGAGCGCGTCGTCGCCCGTCGACGACAGCCCGGCCGCGTGCGTGAGCCGCGCCCAGCGCACGCCGCGTCGGCGCAGCGCGAGCAGGAGCTCCCAGCGCAGCGGCCGTCCAGCGCTCGGCATCTCCACGGCCCACGGCTGGGCCGCGTACGAGGTCTGCGGCGCCCAGAGCTGCAGGGGCTTGGCGAGGTGGCTGTACTGCACCGGCGTTCCAGCGGCGTAGAGCGCTGCCCAGAGCACGTCGCCGTTCGGGAGCAGCTTCACGCGCAGGAGCCGCTGGTGCGTCGAATCAACGTCGAGGACCACGGCCTCGAGCCCATGTCCAAATTGGAATCGCTCGCCGGCGCGCGCGGGCGCAGGCGCGGGACGCTCCTCGGTGCGATCGCGCCAATCACCGCTGCCGAAGAGCACCGCGCGCGCTTCGCCAGCCACTGGGGCCTCCACGAGCCGCAGCTCCATGGGCGAGCCATCCTGGCGCGCGCCTCGCAGCGAAGCGGGCAGGGTGGCCGCGTCGTTCATGACGAACAAATCGCCCTCGTGCAGCAGCTCCGGCAGCTCGCGGATACGCTTATCGTCGAAGCGGCCGGTGCGCGGATCGATGTGCAAGAGCCGCTCGTCGAGCGCGTCGTCGCTCATCCACTTCGCGGGCTTCATGGCGATGCCTCCCAGCGGCTGGCCTCGAGGCGCGCGCCGCTCTCCCAACGCTTCGTCTCGCGGATCATCGACGCGATTCGCGCGGCCACCGGCTCGGGTCGGGCGAGCGTCGAGCGATCGGCGTCGGGCATGGCATCGGCGTGCATCTGGGTGTCCATCTCGCCCGGGTCGACGCTGAGCACGCGCACGCCCGTGTTCGCGAGCTCTGCGGCCCAGATGCGCCCCATGTGGTCCAGCGCGGCCTTGCTCGCCGAGTACGCGCCCCAGCGCGGATACGCGCCAATCGCCGCGTCGCTGCTGATGTTCACCACCAGCCCGCGTCCGCGAAGCGCCATCGATCCCGCGAGTGCCTTGGTCAGCCGAAACGGCCCCACGAGGTTCACGTCGAGGACGCGCTGCAGATCCTCGCACTCGGTGTCGAGCAGCAGCGGCAGTGGCGTCTTGCCCAGCGTGCTCGCGTTGTGGATGAGCAAATCCACGGGCCCTACGAGCGCAGCGGCTTCGCCGGCGATGCGGTGGATGGCGTCCTTGTGGCCCACGTCCTCGACGATGCCGTGCGCCTCGCCACCCGCCGTTCGAATGTCGCGGACGACCTCGTCGAGCGCGCTTCGATCTCGGCCCACCAGCACCAGCCGCGCGCCTTGCTTGCCCAGCGTTCGCGCCAGCGCGGCGCCCAGCCCGCGGCTGGCGCCGGTGATCAGCGTGGGGGTGTTCTGGAGCTCCATGAGCTTCCTCCGGTCTTTGGGAGGATCTACGAACGCCCCGGCAAAAGAGTGACCGCGATGCCAAAAGATTGGCCAAAGGCTACTCTCTGGTCATGGACGACCTGCCTGCCCGTCTGGGCCACAACATCAAGCAACTCCGCGACGCCCGCGGCCTCACCCAGCAGCAGATGGCCAAGGCGAGCGGGCTGCCGCGCGCCACCTGGACCAACCTCGAGTCCGGAGCGGCCAACCCCACGCTCGGCGTGCTGCACAAGGTGGCGCTGGCGCTGCAGGTGTCGATCGAGGAGCTCATCAGCCCGCCGCGAGGTGCGGTGCGCTTCCACCCGCGCGGCACGCTTCCGGTGCGCCAGCGCGGCACGGCCACCATTCGCAAGCTCCTCCCCGACCCGATTCCAGGCATGGACGTGGACCGCATGGAGCTGCCGCCGCTTGGCCGGCTGACCGGCATCCCGCACACGGCGGGCACGCGCGAGTACCTCACCGTGGAGAGCGGCGAGATCGTGCTCGTCGTGGCGGGCGAGGAGTGGAAACTCGGACCGGGCGATGTCGTCTCTTTTCGAGGCGACCAGCGGCACTCGTACCTCAACCCCGGCGAGCGGCCGGCCATCGGGTACTCGGTGGTGGTGCTGGCCGGAGTGGCCTGAACGAGGCTGTCGAGGGTTGTCAACCCCGCGTCCCGTGCGGGTTTGGGCTGGGTCAGGCGATTCCGTTAGAATTGGTCGGACGTAGGTTGTGAGGCCGTCATGCCGTTGGACGTGGAGTTGGCAGCAGCCCGGATCCCGGAGATCGACCCTCAGGGCATCCTGATGCGCGCGCGCTTCTCGGCCCCGCCGGCGCCCGCGCAGGAGCGGCGTCCGGCCCAGTTCGCGCTGCTCATCGACAGAAGCTCGAGCATGTCGGGCGCGCCGCTCGCGGCCGCCGTCGACGCCGCCACGCAGATGCTCGGCCGCCTCGACGATCGCGATCGACTCACCGTCGTTGCCTTCGATGGCCACGCCGTCGTTCTTGCGGATGGCGCTCCGGTCGACGCGACCCAGAAAGAGGCGCTCGAGGCCCGGCTCCGCGCGCTCGTTCCAGGCGTGGGCACCAACATTGGCGCTGCGGTGACCGCGGGCGTGGCCACGCTCTCGCGCGTCCTGCTGCGCGGGGCCCAGCCGCATCTCCTGCTGCTCACCGACGGCGAGCCCAGCGTGGGCGCGCGCTCGGTGCACGAGCTCGTCTCGCTTGGTCAGGCGGCGCAGCGGCAGGGCATCACGATTTCGACGGCCGGCGTGGGCTCGCGGTACGACACCGAGCTCCTTGCGCGCCTCGCAGAGGCCGGCGGCGGCTCGTTCCACCACCTGCCGACCATCGACCACATCGCGGCGGTGATCATGCGCGAGGTGGACGGCGTATCGACCGCGGCTGCCTCGGACGTGGCGCTCTATGTCGCGCCGGCCGCGGAGATCTCGACGGTCGAGCTGGTGCACCGGCTGCCCACGCAGCACAAAGAGGGCTCGCTGCGCGTGCAGGTGGGCGAGGTGTGCGCGGGCTCGAGCCGCTCGGCGTTGCTCCTCGCCCGCGGCAACGGCACGGACCTCGGCCAGGTGCGCGTGAGCTTCGAAGAGTCGAGCGGCGGCTCGCAGTTGGTGGCGCCGCGCGCGGTGAAGGTGGGCGAGGGCGGCGAAGAGGGTCGGCAGGCGATCGCGCTCGACTGGCTCAACCTGCGCATCGCCGACGCGCTTGATCGCGGCTGGCATCTCGCCGTCGCGCAGCGTGCGACCCAGGCCGTGCAGACGCTTGAGGAAGTGCTGGTCATCGCCGGCCGGCTGCGCGGTGCGGGCTTCAACGCGGAAGAATTGCAGACCGCGATTGAGCGTGTGGAAGCGACGCGCGCGCTGATGGCCCGCGCGGATGCCGAGCGCGCCGAGCTCGAGGCGGCGCGACGTGCGGACAAGGCGTACACGCACGGAACGATGGTCTCGCGGGTGTTCCGGCGGGACGAGTAGTGCTCAGCGCCGCCCGAGATTGAAGACCATCCCGTACGGATCGCGCAGGTAGCATCGCGGCACCTTCGGGTTCTCCTCCACCACGCGGCACTTCGACGCGACCAGCTCGACCTTCGTCTTCTGCACGTCGGCGACGAGGAAGTCGAAGACCGGGCCGTGTGCCTTTCCCTTCTCCACGTAAAGCGTGAACGCGCCCGCATCGAGCCCCACGAGCTTCGGGCTGCGCGAGATCACCTTCAGCCCAATGCGCTCGTAGAACTTCACGGCCTCTGCCAGCTTCGGCGTGCGGATGATGACGTCACTCGAAGAGCGGATCTTGCGCGGCATGGGCACCTCGGCTGCGCATCCTAACTTCGCTCGTGGTATCTCGTGCGCCACCATGCGCGGCCTCGAGCAGATCCCCTGGCTCTACGACGTCTCCATGACGGTCATGGAGAAGACCGGCATGGCCGAGTGGCGCAACTGGCTCGCGCAGGGCTCGCTGGGGCGCACGCTCGACCTCGGCTGCGGCACCGGTCGCAACCTGTCGCTGATGCCGCCGGGCGCGCGGGCGGTGGGCGTCGATCCCGAAGTGGCGTCGCTCGAGCGCGCACGAAAGCGCGCCCCGAACGCGATGCTCGTCCGCGCCAGCGCCCACGCGCTCCCGTTCCGCGACGGCGCCTTCGACACCGTGCTCTGCGGCCTCGTCCTCTGCTCCATCCCCGACGCCAACCAGGGCCTCGCCGAAGCCTCGCGCGTGCTCGCGCCCAACGGCCAGCTCCGTGCGCTCGAGCACGTGCGCGGCAAGGGCGCCATGGGCTGGGTGCAGGACCAGATCCTCCCCGCGTGGAAGGCCGTGATGGGCGGCTGCCATTGCAACCGCGAGACGGAGAACGCCGTCGAGGCCGCGGGCTTCGCCATCCAGCCCGACGGCCGCCGCTCCGAGGGCGTGATGCGCCGCTTCACCGCCAAGAAGAAGCGCTGAAAGGTTGTCCGCGCTCGCGGGACCCACGGGGCAAGGAGGCTCGCCATGAGCTCGTCCATGTCCACCGTCGAGGCCGTTGAGGTTGCGCCTTTGCCGCCGATCGCTGCGCCCTTGCGACGGGTGCTCGAGGTCTTCGGGTTCTGGGCCATCTGGGTCGCGCTGGGGTTCGCGCTTCATCTCGGCGGCGAGGCGTACTTGCTGGCCGGGGTGCCGCTGACGATCGCCTTCCAGCTCCTGGTGCGCCGCCGACCGCTCGGCGAGCTCTGGATCCGCGGCGGCCCGCTGCGCTTCGACGCGATGTCGCTTGGACTCGGCGTGGGCTTCGCGGTGCTGCCCATGCTGGCCATCGTGAAGGCGCTGCGTGGGCACGCGTGGCTCGGCGCAGCCTGGGGCGTCTGCGCGCTGATCGGCGCATTCGGAGCGGGCGTCGCGTTTCGGCGGCTCGGGAAGTGGGGTTGGAAGCAGCTCGCGCTCTGCTTGCTCGTCGGGGGAAGCCTCGGCAGCGTCACCATGCTCGGCTCCGCGCTGGTGCGGCACTTCATGCTCCACCTGCCGTTCCAATTCGGCCTGCGCGCCTTTGGCGGCTCGCTGCTGCTCTACGTGGCCGTCTGCTTCGTGCTCGAGGAGGTCTCGTTCCGCGGCGCCGTCGACGCGCATCTCAACCCGCCGGGACACTGGAAGTTCGGCTACGCGGTGATCGCCTCGGCGCTCTGGGGGCTGTGGCACCTGCCCCTCGTGCTCGCCATGCCGCTGCCCACGCCGATGCCGCTCGTCACGCGCGTCATCGCCACCAGCATCAGCCTCGCGGTGGTGCACATGTTGCTCGGTGTGCCGCTCTCGTACTTCTACGGGCGCACCGGGAACCTGGCGGTGAGCAGCACCACCCACGCCTTCGTCGACGCCATCCGCAACGCGCTGGGCATGATGCCCACCTGATTTGGTATACCGGCGCCACGGAGACCGCCCATGCCCCTCTTCGAGTTCCAGTGCAGCAAGTGCGAGACGCACTTCGAAGACCTCGTCTCGCGCGACGAGGCGGCCCGCTGCCCGAAGTGCGAGAGCAAGCAGGTGAAGAAGAAGCTCTCCGTGTTCGCCGTCAGCGGCGGAGGCGAGCGCGAGGCCAGCGCACCGAGCATGGGCCCGTGCGGCAGCTGCGGCCACCCCGACGGCCCCGGCAGCTGCAGAAACTGACCGAGCCGACAGCCCTTCGCCGGGCTGGTTGACGCGCCGCGTTGGCGTCGCTATAGAACGCACTCCCGGATTGATTCGCGAATCAATCCTTCCCAGGAGCGTGCGCCATGGCGAGCGCGAAGCAGGCGAAGCGGGTGGGCCGGCGGGTGGCCATCGTGAACGGGCTGCGGACGCCGTTCCTCAAGTCGGGCACGGAGTTCATGGATGTGTCCGCGCTCGACCTCGCGGTCGGCGTGGTGGCCGAGCTGGTCCAGCGCACCGACCTCGATCCCAATTCGATCGATTTGGTTACATTCGGCCAGGTCATCCCCGGGCTGTACGCCACCATGGTCGCGCGCGAGGTCGTACTGCGCGCGGGCCTGCCGAAGAAGATCCCGGCTGCGACCGTCGCGCGCGCGTGCGCCACCAGCGCCCAGGCCATCACCGACGCCGCCGATCAGATCGCGCTCGGCCTCGGCGACGTGGCCATCGCCGGCGGCACTGACTCGCTCAGCGACCCGCCGCTCTTCGCGAGCCGGAACCTCACCAAGGCGCTGATGGCGTCGCAGAAGGGCAAGAGCCTGCCCGACAAGCTCCGTCCCTTCTCCGAGCTCTCGCCGAAGGATCTCGCGCCCACGCCGCCGGCCATCAAGGAGCCGACGACTGGCCTGCTCATGGGCGAGAGCGCCGACAAGATGGCGAAGGAGAACCACATCGCCCGGCGCGCGCAGGACGAGCTCGCGCTTCAGAGCCACAAGAACGCCGCAGCCGCGTGGGAAGCCGGCAAGTTCAAGGACGAGGTGATGTCCTTCCACGTCGCGCCCAAGTACGCGACCAGCGTGAGCAAGGACAACCTCGTCCGCCCCGACGCCACGCTCGAGAAGATGAGCGAGCTGCCGCCGGTGTTCGACCGCAAGTACGGCACCGTCACCGCCGCCAACGCCAGCCCGCTCACCGACGGCGCCGCCGCGGTGGTGCTCATGGCCGAGGAGAAGGCCAAGGCGCTCGGCGTGAAGCCGCTCGGCTACCTGCGCAGCTACGCGTACGCCGCCGTGGATCCCGCGGGCCAGCTGCTCCAGGGCCCCGCGTACGCCGCGCCCGTCGCGCTCGATCGCGCCGGCCTCACGCTCAAGGACCTCGACCTCATCGACATGCACGAGGCCTTCGCCGCGCAGGTGCTCTCCAACATCATGGGCTTCGAGAGCAAGGCCTGGGCGGAGAAGGAGCTCGGCCGCGCGCCGCTCGGCGAGGTCGACCGCACCAAGCTCAACGTGAACGGCGGATCGATCTCCATCGGCCACCCGTTCGGCGCCACGGGCGCGCGCATCGTCACTCAGCAGCTCCGCGAGCTGAACCGTCGCGGCGGACAGTTCGGCCTGGTCACCATCTGCGCCGCCGGCGGCATGGGCGCGGCGCTCGTCCTCGAGAGGGAGTAGCCAATGCGAAAGCTCCAGGAAGTCGACACGTCGAGCTTCAAGGTCGAGAACGTCGACGGCATCGCGGTCGTCACCTTCGACATCCCCGGCGAGCCGGTGAACACGCTCTCCGCCAAGAGCGCCAACCAATTCCGCGCGCTCATGAACGAGCTCGACGCGGACAAGACCGTGCGCGGCGCCGTCTTCATCAGCGGCAAGCCCGACAGCTTCATCGCCGGCGCCGACATCGCCATGCTCCGCGACGTGAAGACCGCGGCCGAGGGCGAGAAGATCTCCCGCGACGGCCAGGCCGGCTTCCGCGAGGTGGAGAGCCTGCGCTTCCCCATCGTCTCCGCGATCCACGGCGCGTGCCTCGGCGGCGGCTACGAGTGGGCGCTCGCCACGCACTATCGAATCGCGACGGACTCGCCGAAGACGTCGATCGGTCTGCCCGAGGTGCAGCTCGGACTTCTCCCGGGCGGCTGTGGCACGCAGCGCTTGCCGCGGCTCATCGGCGCCCAGGCCGCGCTCGACATCATCCTCGCGGGCAAGCAGGTGAAGGCCGCGAAGGCGCTCAAGCTGGGCATGGTGGACGAGGTGGTGCCGCCGTCGATCCTGCGCGACGTGGCCATCCGCCGCGCGCGTGAGCTCGCCGACGGCAAGCTCGTGCCCAAGCGCAAGAACGTGGGCCTGCGCGCGGTGACCGCGGCCAAGAAGCCGGCCAACGTGCTCAAGGCGCTGCTCTCGCAGCAGACCTGGCAGGAGGCCGCGCTCGAGGAGAACCCGCTCGGCTTGAGGGTGCTCTTCAGCCAGGCGCGCAAGCAGGCCTTGAAGAAGACGCGTGGCCACTATCCCGCCGTGGAGAAGGCGCTCGAGGCTGTTCGCATCGGCATGGAGAAGGGCATCGAGGCCGGGCTCGAGGCGGAGTCGCGCTTCTTCGGCGAGCTCACCGTCGACGAGACCAGCAAGCGGCTCATCGAGATCTTCTTCGCGCAGACCGCGCTCAAGAAGGACAACGGCACCGACGATCCCAAGGTGAAGCCGCTCGAGGTGCACAAGATCGGCGTGCTCGGCGCGGGATTGATGGGCGCGGGCGTGGCCGCGGTGAGCGTCGACAAGGGCTACGAGGTCCGCATCAAGGACAAGGACGACGTGGGCCTGCGCCGCGGCCTGCACCAGGTGCGCGACATCTTCGACGAGAAGGTGAAGCGCAAGAGCCTCGGCCGCATCGAGCGCGACGTGAAGATGGCCCAGGTGTCGACCAGCACCGACTACACGGGCTTCAAGAGCGCGGACCTCGTCATCGAGGCCGTGTTCGAGGACCTCGCGCTCAAGCACCGCGTCCGCGACGACGTGGAGGCGCTGGGCAACGACAAGATCATCTTCGCCTCCAACACCTCGTCGATCCCCATCACCGAGATCGCCCGCGGCGCCAAGCGGCCCGAGCGCATCATCGGGATGCACTACTTCTCGCCGGTCAACAAGATGCCGCTGCTGGAGGTCATCACCACGCGCAAGACGCTGCCCGAGGTGACCGCGACCGCTGTGGCCGTGGGCAAGCGCCAGGGCAAGACCGTCATCGTGGTGAATGACGGCGTGGGCTTCTACACCTCGCGCATCCTCGCGCCGTACCTGCACGAGGCAGCGCTGGTGGTGACCGAGGGCGCCGCGCTCGACGCCGTGGACAACGCGCTCGTCGACTTCGGCTTCCCCGTCGGCCCCATCACGCTGCTCGACGAGGTGGGCATCGACGTGGCCAACAAGGTGGCGCACATCATGGTCACCGCGTTCGGCGACCGCATGGGCGACCCGGCCTCGTTCGAGAAGGTGGTGGCCGACGGCCGCCTGGGCCGCAAGGCGAAGAAGGGCTTCTACCGCTACGACGCCAACGGCAAGAAGCTGAAGGGCGACGAGGCCGTGGACCTGACCGTCTACGACGCGCTCCCTGGCGGCCGCGAGCGCAAGAAGATCGACCCGCACGCGGCGGCCGAGCGCATCGCCCTGCAGATGGTGAACGAGGCCGTGCTCTGCCTGCAGGAGGGCATCCTCCGCTCGCCGCGCGACGGCGACATCGGCGCCATCTTCGGCCTCGGCTTCCCGCCGTTCCGTGGCGGTCCGTTTAGATATATCGATACCCAGGGCCCGAGCGTGGTGCTCGCCAAGCTGGAGAGCCTCGCCGCCAAGCACGGCAAGCGGTTCAACCCGGCCGCGCTGCTCGCGGAGAAGGCGCGCAAGGGCGAGAAGTTCCATCGCGAGTGAGCTGCTCCGCACACTCGTCCCGGCGATGCCTGGGCGAGTGGCTGGTGGCCCGTGGCTGGTTCGGACTTGCAAGTTGGTGTGGTGGGCGTGATTTAGTTCGCGCCTGCCAGCCACCAGCCTCTGACCCGAGCGCCTCATGCATCCGTTGCACGACATCCGCGTCGGCGAGCAGATCGAAGAGCACTTTCCGGCGGTGGTGGAGATCCCCTCGGGGAGCAAGCTCAAGTACGAGCTCGACAAGAAGACCGGCATGCTCATGCTGGACCGCGTGCTGTACAGCTCGGTGCACTACCCGGCGAACTACGGCTTCATCCCCCAAACGCTCGCCGGCGACGGTGATCCGCTCGACGTCCTCGTGCTCATGCAGGAGCCGCTGCACCCGCTGACCATCGTCCGCGCGCGCGCCATCGGCGGCTTCCGCATGCGCGATGACAAGGGCGTGGACGACAAGATCGTGGCCGTGGCCATCGACGATCCCGCGTACAGCGAATACGTCGAGGCCGCGCAACTGCCGAAGCACGTGACGATCGAGCTGCGGCGCTTCTTTCAGGATTACAAAGTCCTCGAGGGCAAGCTGAGCGAGGTCGACGCGCTCTACGACCGCAAGCGCGCCAACGAGGTCATCCGCGAGTCGCTCGCCGCGTACCGCAGCGAAGCCGGCTGGGATAAGCCGTAACAACTTTCGATTCACACCGAGGGAAACATGGCCGTCTCAGTCGGCGTCAACGCGCCCGAGTTCACGCTGGAGACCACCGAGGGCACCTTGAACCTGCGCGACCTGCGCGGCACCAAGGTGGTCCTCTACTTCTACCCGAAGGACGACACCCCGGGCTGCACCCGCGAGGCTTGCGACTTCCGCGACAGCATGAAGCGCCTCGAGGGGCACGGCGCGGTGGTGCTGGGCGTGTCCAAGGACAGCGTGGACTCGCATGGCCGATTCCGCCAGAAGTACGGGCTGCCGTTCTCGCTCGCGTCGGACCCGGGCAACGTGGTGGCCAAGACCTATGGCGCCTTCGGCAAGAAGATGATGTACGGCAAGCCCGTCATCGGCACGATTCGCTCCACCTTCCTGCTCGACGAGCAGGGCACGGTGAAGAACGTGTGGTCACCGGTGAAGGTCGACGGCCACGTGGACGCGGTGCTCGCCGCCATCGAGGGCAAGGAGGCGCCGCCGCCGCCGAAGAAGAAGGCCGCCGCGAAGAAGGCCCCCGCCAAGAAGGCCGCGGGGAAGGTCGCGCGCAAGCCGGCGAAGAAGGCCGTGAAGAAGCCCGCGAAGAAGAAGTCGCGCCGTTAGGTCATGAAGTCTTTCGCGCTGGCGCTGGCGCTGGTGCTGTCGGCGCCGGCGTCGAGGCCGGAGAGCGCGCCCATTCGGCTGCTCGCGCTCGGCGACTCGTTCACTGCGGGAACCGGCTCCACGCCGCAGCAGGCGTTTCCGCAGCGGCTCGCGGTGCGCTGGCGTGCGCGCGGGCTGCAGGTCGAGGTCGATGATCCGGCCGTGAATGGCTACTCCACCCAGGAGCTCATCGATCGCGAGCTCGGCGAGCTGCAGAGCTTCAAGCCCAACCTGGTCACGATCGCCATTGGGGCGAACGACATCGTCCGGCATCGCGAGCTGCCCGAGTTCCGCAAGAACGTGCGCGAGATCCTCGCGGCGGTGAAGGCTGCGGGCGTGCCGCCGATGCGGATCTGGGTGCTGCCGCAGCCGGACTGGTCGCGCTCGCCCACGGCCCGCGCGTTCGGTGAGCCTGCTGAGTTCGCGGCGAAGATTCACGCCTACGACGCGGTCTTGAAAGAAGAGGCACAAGCCGCGGGCGCGACGTGGGTGGACCTCACGCCGCTCTTCGCCAAGCAGGCCGACGCGAAGATGCTCGCGGACGACGGGCTGCATCCGTCCTCTGCGGCGTACGACGCGTGGGCCGAGCAGCTCGGGAAGCGGCTCCGAGTCCTACTTTCCGGCTGGGAGCTGCAGCATGCAGCTGGCCTGAATCGAGAGCGCGACCTCTTCTTGCGAGATGGCCTGCTGGTTCACCGCGCCGGGCACGGTGCAGCTCGCGGGCATGAGCGTGTGCCCGGGGGTCGATGCGGCAGCCGCGAAGTCCTTCGCGCGCATGGTGAGCTTCTTCTCCAGCTCGGCGCGGAACTTCTCCGGATCGCGAAGGCGAGGGGTCGGCTGCGAGAAGCCGAGCGTGTAGCCGGTGTTGTTGTTGCGCGCGTTGATGGCGAGCTCGTCGGCGATCTTGTGGAGCTGTGCGACGACGTTGGCGCGCGTCCAGAAGTCCGAGTCGGGCAGGGGAACGGTGACGTCTCCCTCGACGCTCACGCTCAGCGACTCGGAACCTGTCGACTTCCGCCAGCCCGCGGCCTGTGCGCCGAAGTTCTCGGCCTTGAGCTGCGCGCCAGGGAGCGCGGCGCTGAGTCGCTTGGACACCTCGTCGAACGCGACGTGGCACGTGTACAGCGCGCGCTCCGGATCCGGATTCTCCGCGCGCACGGTGAATGTGAGGAGGAGCGCGTCGGGCTTGGCCACCACGTCGGCGACGACGGGCAGGCGCGTCTGCACCTGCGGCTCCGATTCGTACGAGCGCGACTCACTCAGCGACGATTGTGCCGCCGCCGTGGATGCCATCGAGAGAAGCGCCAGCAGGACGATTCGATTCATCAATTGCTCCAATTCAAATCAGCGGGTCTCGAGTGTGGTCTGCGGCGGGCCGATGAACGAGCGCCGCATCACGCCGAACCAGGCGCCGAGCAGCGCCGCGATGAACAGCGCAAAGCCCACGCGCGCGACGCCATCCAGCGGGAACACGAAGAGCACCATGATGAACGCTGTCCACGCGAGGGCGAGCACGTTCGTTGCCGCGGAGAAGCGGCCAAGATCCCACGGGCCGCGCCGGGTCCAGGTGCCGCTGCGGCGCGCGAGCAAGCCGGCGATGATCGGCATGCCGTACGAGGCGTAGAGCGCGATCGTCGAGAGCGCGGTCATCGCGTCGTAGGCGCGCGCGTAGAGCGCGACCACGAACGCTCCCAGCACGCTGACCCAGATGGCGATGTGCGGACTCTTGAAGCGCTCGGACACGCGCGAGAGCCGCGCCGAGCCGGGCAGGCCGCCGTCGCGCGCGAAGGCGAAGATCATGCGCGAGTTGGAGGTGATGCTCGAG
This Deltaproteobacteria bacterium DNA region includes the following protein-coding sequences:
- a CDS encoding VWA domain-containing protein → MPLDVELAAARIPEIDPQGILMRARFSAPPAPAQERRPAQFALLIDRSSSMSGAPLAAAVDAATQMLGRLDDRDRLTVVAFDGHAVVLADGAPVDATQKEALEARLRALVPGVGTNIGAAVTAGVATLSRVLLRGAQPHLLLLTDGEPSVGARSVHELVSLGQAAQRQGITISTAGVGSRYDTELLARLAEAGGGSFHHLPTIDHIAAVIMREVDGVSTAAASDVALYVAPAAEISTVELVHRLPTQHKEGSLRVQVGEVCAGSSRSALLLARGNGTDLGQVRVSFEESSGGSQLVAPRAVKVGEGGEEGRQAIALDWLNLRIADALDRGWHLAVAQRATQAVQTLEEVLVIAGRLRGAGFNAEELQTAIERVEATRALMARADAERAELEAARRADKAYTHGTMVSRVFRRDE
- a CDS encoding class I SAM-dependent methyltransferase, which translates into the protein MRGLEQIPWLYDVSMTVMEKTGMAEWRNWLAQGSLGRTLDLGCGTGRNLSLMPPGARAVGVDPEVASLERARKRAPNAMLVRASAHALPFRDGAFDTVLCGLVLCSIPDANQGLAEASRVLAPNGQLRALEHVRGKGAMGWVQDQILPAWKAVMGGCHCNRETENAVEAAGFAIQPDGRRSEGVMRRFTAKKKR
- a CDS encoding S-adenosylmethionine:tRNA ribosyltransferase-isomerase translates to MKPAKWMSDDALDERLLHIDPRTGRFDDKRIRELPELLHEGDLFVMNDAATLPASLRGARQDGSPMELRLVEAPVAGEARAVLFGSGDWRDRTEERPAPAPARAGERFQFGHGLEAVVLDVDSTHQRLLRVKLLPNGDVLWAALYAAGTPVQYSHLAKPLQLWAPQTSYAAQPWAVEMPSAGRPLRWELLLALRRRGVRWARLTHAAGLSSTGDDALDAALPLRERYEIPEETLFELEAAEQRGARVMAVGTTVVRALEGCATERGRVLAGAGETSLRIGPGFVPRVVHGLFTGMHEPTASHFALLHAFAPGALLRDAHAHAEREGYLGHEFGDSALILPSRESI
- a CDS encoding SDR family oxidoreductase — protein: MELQNTPTLITGASRGLGAALARTLGKQGARLVLVGRDRSALDEVVRDIRTAGGEAHGIVEDVGHKDAIHRIAGEAAALVGPVDLLIHNASTLGKTPLPLLLDTECEDLQRVLDVNLVGPFRLTKALAGSMALRGRGLVVNISSDAAIGAYPRWGAYSASKAALDHMGRIWAAELANTGVRVLSVDPGEMDTQMHADAMPDADRSTLARPEPVAARIASMIRETKRWESGARLEASRWEASP
- a CDS encoding zinc ribbon domain-containing protein, whose product is MPLFEFQCSKCETHFEDLVSRDEAARCPKCESKQVKKKLSVFAVSGGGEREASAPSMGPCGSCGHPDGPGSCRN
- the fadI gene encoding acetyl-CoA C-acyltransferase FadI; protein product: MASAKQAKRVGRRVAIVNGLRTPFLKSGTEFMDVSALDLAVGVVAELVQRTDLDPNSIDLVTFGQVIPGLYATMVAREVVLRAGLPKKIPAATVARACATSAQAITDAADQIALGLGDVAIAGGTDSLSDPPLFASRNLTKALMASQKGKSLPDKLRPFSELSPKDLAPTPPAIKEPTTGLLMGESADKMAKENHIARRAQDELALQSHKNAAAAWEAGKFKDEVMSFHVAPKYATSVSKDNLVRPDATLEKMSELPPVFDRKYGTVTAANASPLTDGAAAVVLMAEEKAKALGVKPLGYLRSYAYAAVDPAGQLLQGPAYAAPVALDRAGLTLKDLDLIDMHEAFAAQVLSNIMGFESKAWAEKELGRAPLGEVDRTKLNVNGGSISIGHPFGATGARIVTQQLRELNRRGGQFGLVTICAAGGMGAALVLERE
- a CDS encoding helix-turn-helix transcriptional regulator — translated: MDDLPARLGHNIKQLRDARGLTQQQMAKASGLPRATWTNLESGAANPTLGVLHKVALALQVSIEELISPPRGAVRFHPRGTLPVRQRGTATIRKLLPDPIPGMDVDRMELPPLGRLTGIPHTAGTREYLTVESGEIVLVVAGEEWKLGPGDVVSFRGDQRHSYLNPGERPAIGYSVVVLAGVA
- a CDS encoding CPBP family intramembrane metalloprotease; translated protein: MSSSMSTVEAVEVAPLPPIAAPLRRVLEVFGFWAIWVALGFALHLGGEAYLLAGVPLTIAFQLLVRRRPLGELWIRGGPLRFDAMSLGLGVGFAVLPMLAIVKALRGHAWLGAAWGVCALIGAFGAGVAFRRLGKWGWKQLALCLLVGGSLGSVTMLGSALVRHFMLHLPFQFGLRAFGGSLLLYVAVCFVLEEVSFRGAVDAHLNPPGHWKFGYAVIASALWGLWHLPLVLAMPLPTPMPLVTRVIATSISLAVVHMLLGVPLSYFYGRTGNLAVSSTTHAFVDAIRNALGMMPT